Proteins found in one Rahnella aquatilis CIP 78.65 = ATCC 33071 genomic segment:
- a CDS encoding type VI secretion system Vgr family protein, with translation MSNVVGQDNRFIRFVGSAADSLTLMHIEGDEQFSDTFSYQIRFRTSLITPQMGRFLGHEMACEIGRGNQKRYVHGVLTHIEEDNSVNGISTFTGTLEPRMALLRLGRNLAVFQNITVPDLVCKLLRQQNISHIDLRLRATYQPREYCIQYRESDFDFISRLLEQEGIYYFFQHDAGQHTLVLADHPSSHQSGKTAELPFMPLQGRGDGVGILNWVACSSLAASSVMLKGFNMVQAASVEGESKAVDADYSVPGVSYVDAHGHEKRELLQSEARLKMEQLEADNQLFYAEASVWGLGCGDKFLLSGHPSCQGNYRIKSVHMHASSNIDDGQPDFGCALTVLKDSLSWRPPCLTRQPEIAGILTAIVVGPKSEEVHTDEYGRIKIQFPWDRENKHDDGSSCWVRVSQSWAGGRFGAMFLPRVNSEVTVSFVHGNPDYPLVTGSVYNGQNKPPLSLPEEKNHAGFVSRSSLNGNVEEGHELRFDDKKGEERLLITSQKDLLLTVKNDVTTRITKNVNETIGENRTTELTKGNENLTLKQGDYVLDIKGNLQESLTSGNHQLNISGGGSTVKADKACVIESTQSIELKVGSSKITLSPSGITLSGTTIKIEGKGTAELKGAMVTVQGSGMTQIKGGVTMIG, from the coding sequence CTGACGCTGATGCATATCGAAGGCGATGAACAATTCTCTGACACCTTCAGCTACCAGATCCGGTTTCGCACGTCGTTAATCACTCCACAGATGGGACGTTTTTTGGGGCATGAAATGGCCTGTGAGATTGGCCGGGGCAACCAAAAGCGCTACGTGCATGGTGTACTGACACACATTGAAGAAGACAATAGTGTCAATGGCATCAGCACCTTCACCGGCACGCTGGAACCGCGAATGGCGCTGCTGCGTCTCGGGCGTAATCTGGCCGTTTTCCAGAATATTACCGTGCCAGATTTAGTGTGCAAACTGCTTCGTCAGCAGAACATCAGCCACATTGATTTACGCCTGCGTGCGACTTATCAGCCGCGTGAATACTGTATTCAGTATCGCGAATCCGATTTTGACTTCATTAGTCGTCTTCTCGAGCAGGAAGGGATCTATTACTTTTTCCAGCATGATGCCGGGCAACATACCCTGGTACTGGCTGATCACCCGTCCAGCCATCAGTCGGGTAAAACGGCGGAGTTACCTTTTATGCCACTGCAGGGGCGAGGCGATGGTGTCGGTATCCTGAACTGGGTGGCCTGTTCTTCGCTGGCAGCCTCTTCCGTAATGCTTAAAGGTTTTAACATGGTGCAGGCAGCCAGTGTGGAAGGCGAATCGAAAGCGGTGGACGCGGATTATTCCGTGCCGGGTGTCAGCTATGTGGATGCGCACGGCCATGAAAAACGCGAATTACTGCAATCTGAAGCCCGGCTGAAGATGGAACAGCTTGAGGCAGATAATCAGCTGTTTTACGCCGAGGCCAGCGTGTGGGGGTTAGGTTGCGGCGATAAATTCCTTCTGAGCGGACACCCTTCCTGTCAGGGAAACTACCGAATCAAGTCGGTTCATATGCATGCATCAAGCAACATTGATGACGGGCAGCCTGATTTTGGCTGCGCGCTCACGGTACTGAAGGACAGCCTTTCCTGGCGTCCGCCGTGCCTCACCAGACAACCTGAAATCGCCGGTATTCTGACAGCCATCGTTGTCGGACCGAAGTCAGAAGAAGTCCACACGGACGAATATGGTCGCATCAAAATTCAGTTCCCGTGGGATCGTGAAAATAAACATGACGATGGCAGTTCCTGTTGGGTGCGGGTTTCGCAGTCGTGGGCGGGCGGACGTTTCGGTGCCATGTTCCTGCCTCGCGTCAACAGCGAAGTTACCGTCAGCTTTGTGCATGGCAACCCTGATTATCCTCTGGTGACCGGCTCGGTATACAACGGGCAAAACAAGCCGCCGCTGAGCCTGCCTGAAGAGAAAAATCATGCCGGATTCGTTTCACGCAGTTCCCTCAATGGCAATGTTGAAGAAGGCCATGAATTGCGCTTCGACGATAAAAAAGGCGAAGAGCGTCTGCTCATCACCTCGCAAAAAGATCTGCTGCTGACGGTAAAAAACGATGTCACCACCCGTATTACCAAAAATGTCAATGAAACCATTGGTGAGAACCGCACGACCGAGTTAACCAAAGGTAATGAAAACCTGACACTCAAACAGGGCGATTATGTCCTGGATATTAAAGGCAACCTGCAGGAAAGCCTGACCAGCGGTAACCATCAGCTAAACATCAGCGGTGGCGGCAGCACGGTCAAAGCGGATAAAGCCTGCGTTATTGAATCCACCCAGTCTATCGAATTAAAAGTCGGTAGCAGCAAAATTACCCTTTCTCCTTCCGGCATTACGCTGAGCGGC